TTGGCGCTTCGCCGCGATTTGAAAGAGCAGGCCGATGTCGTCGTGAGCACGGTCGTGACACGTCACCAGTTGCGTCTGGCAATGCTCAAACACCCCCTGCGAACCGGCCCCACCGAGGAACTTCAGTGGTTCGTCGCCGAAACCGACGCACTCACCAAACTGCGGCCCGACACACCGTCGTCGGTTCGAGATCATTTTCTCATCGACACCAAACACTGGGTGATGCGAGATCTACGCACCAAGCTGAATCATGCACCGCGACAGCCACAGTCCCCCAGCGAACATCCGTTGTCGATCATCGAATTGATCGATCGGTTCGGCAAGTCGTCGATCGAACGATGGACACCCGCCACGTGGGAAGCCTTCTCGCTGCAAGCGCTCTGGCGAATCTGCCGGAACGGAATCTTCGGCGTGGCCCCCTCGGCCGAACAGGTACTCATGCCCGCGCGACATCGTGACCTGATCATACGCGCCACCGAATTCGACACGGACAGCCTGGTCCACCCCGTGCTGATTCGATTCTGTGCCTCGTTCGCCGATCAAGGATTTGCGAACTGGTCGCTGCCCAATCGAGACGGAGGAATTTTCAAATCGTTCCTGACGCTGTATTCCCAGCCCAGCGGCCCTCCCGACGAGTGGATGGCGCAGCTGCCTGGAGAACTCACACGCATTCAAAATGCCAACATGACACCGATCGAATCGGTCATGGAGTCGCTCGATCTGCTGGGGGTTTCGCACCATGAGTGGAATGATTTCATCACCGCCAGCCTGCTTGCCTTGCGAGGTTGGGCTGGTCTGATCTGGCAGTTGGAAGTTCGTCCTGATCGGCAGGCCCTGTCAGCCAATCCCGGCAGCCTGATCGAATTTCTGGCCATCCGCCTGATCCTGGAACGAATGGCCCTGAAGTATTCGGCCAGCCAGCTACTGAAATTCGACGGTCCTTTGGCTGAGTTGCGGCAAGTTGCAACCTCGTTCTTGCCGACCGTCACACACACCAGCGTCGAGCAGCGAGCATTCCAAATTTTCCAGTTGGCGCAGGTCCTGGGCTGGTCGCCAGCGACATTAAGCAGGTTGCAGGCCCACGACTGGACGGATTTGATTCACGAGATTGAATCTTTCACTTGCATGGAGCGCCGCCGGATCTTCCATCAGGCGTTCGAGCGACACCTGCGGGCGCAAACACTCGACGCACTATCAGTACACTGTCAGTCACCGTCGCAGCGAATTGAATCGCCGAGATTTCAGTCGGTCTATTGCATCGACTCGCGCGAGGAATCATTCCGACGCCACCTGGAAGAGGTCTGCCCCCAGGCGGAAACATTCGGCGCTGCGGGATTTTTTAGCGTGCCGATGTATTACAAGGGCGTGGCCGATGCACACTATGCCGCACTCTGCCCCATCGTCATCATGCCTCAACACTGGATTACGGAAGAAGTCGACGCGACTTTAGAAGCCTTGCACCTTCGCCGTGCCAAGACGCGGCGCGTCCTTGGTGCCGCGTCTCACAGCGTCCATGTCCGCAGCCGCAGCATTGCCGCAGGGGCATTGTTGACGACGAGTTTTGGTGTCCTTGCCTCGATTCCGTTGGTTGCCCGAGTGCTCTTCCCGCGTCTGACATCAAGAATCCGGCGACGCGCCAGTGCCTTTGTGCAGCCGCCCCAAATCACACGATTGAGACTGGAACGAAAATCACCAAACCCCGGTCCCACGGGTGACGGAATCGGCTTCACCGTCGACGAAATGGCGACGATGGGCGAGCGATTGCTGCAAGACATCGGCCTGACCAGCAATTTTGCGAGGTTGGTTTTCTTCTTTGGACATGGCTCGTTTTGCTTGAACAATCCGCACAAGTCCTGCTACG
This genomic interval from Schlesneria paludicola DSM 18645 contains the following:
- a CDS encoding DUF2309 domain-containing protein; this translates as MQDSIPQTDPLSPGTAHSDFTAELKRLIEHAGALLPSQGPITAFVFLNTLQAMEDLPFDEGVQKGARLFGCQPYLTEDNYRDKLAQDRIHLDDLALALRRDLKEQADVVVSTVVTRHQLRLAMLKHPLRTGPTEELQWFVAETDALTKLRPDTPSSVRDHFLIDTKHWVMRDLRTKLNHAPRQPQSPSEHPLSIIELIDRFGKSSIERWTPATWEAFSLQALWRICRNGIFGVAPSAEQVLMPARHRDLIIRATEFDTDSLVHPVLIRFCASFADQGFANWSLPNRDGGIFKSFLTLYSQPSGPPDEWMAQLPGELTRIQNANMTPIESVMESLDLLGVSHHEWNDFITASLLALRGWAGLIWQLEVRPDRQALSANPGSLIEFLAIRLILERMALKYSASQLLKFDGPLAELRQVATSFLPTVTHTSVEQRAFQIFQLAQVLGWSPATLSRLQAHDWTDLIHEIESFTCMERRRIFHQAFERHLRAQTLDALSVHCQSPSQRIESPRFQSVYCIDSREESFRRHLEEVCPQAETFGAAGFFSVPMYYKGVADAHYAALCPIVIMPQHWITEEVDATLEALHLRRAKTRRVLGAASHSVHVRSRSIAAGALLTTSFGVLASIPLVARVLFPRLTSRIRRRASAFVQPPQITRLRLERKSPNPGPTGDGIGFTVDEMATMGERLLQDIGLTSNFARLVFFFGHGSFCLNNPHKSCYDCGACSGSAGAPNARALAAILNDPRVREIVKSHGLVIPDETHFLGGLHNTCNDSLTFYDIDRLPESHKADFEFAKVQLENTCERNAHERCRRFQSAPLDLSFAGARRHVEGRSEDLAQTRPEFGNASNAICFVGRRGRTRGLYLDRRCFMHSYDPAADDEQCTILGRILGAVVPVCSGINLQYFFSYIDSPGWGCGTKLPHNVTSLMGVMDGAQSDLRPGLPWQGVEIHEPVRLLMVIETTPNGIRQIMARSETVRNIIHNGWVQLALIDANSSKILVYRDDEFHVFDPSVTDLPKANSSLDWYRGWREHLGFAQIEA